Proteins found in one Sphingomonas sp. SORGH_AS_0879 genomic segment:
- a CDS encoding DUF3429 domain-containing protein, which translates to MSPAPTPEAASPRTPALSLIFGYGPALVLPIAALAAWTRVPLALLIGQIWGAAILVFLAGVVRGLSFFTPGGPHLSQMLTMILRFSLGLVALIAGPPTGFALLILGYASIALTDPWIARWGGAPLHFARLRPPQMMVALIGLIAMFLLSLG; encoded by the coding sequence ATGTCGCCCGCGCCGACACCCGAAGCCGCCTCGCCCCGCACGCCCGCGCTCAGCCTGATCTTCGGCTATGGCCCGGCGCTGGTCCTGCCGATCGCCGCGCTGGCCGCTTGGACGCGGGTGCCGCTGGCGCTGCTGATCGGGCAGATCTGGGGAGCGGCGATCCTCGTCTTCCTGGCGGGGGTCGTGCGCGGGCTCAGCTTCTTCACGCCCGGTGGCCCGCATCTCTCGCAGATGTTGACGATGATTCTGCGATTCTCGCTGGGGTTGGTCGCGCTGATCGCGGGGCCGCCGACGGGGTTCGCACTGTTGATCCTGGGCTATGCCTCGATCGCGCTGACCGATCCCTGGATCGCGCGCTGGGGCGGGGCGCCGCTTCATTTCGCGCGGCTGCGCCCCCCGCAAATGATGGTCGCGCTGATCGGCCTGATCGCGATGTTCCTGCTGTCGCTCGGCTGA
- a CDS encoding bifunctional diguanylate cyclase/phosphodiesterase, giving the protein MTTDRIPLLALIGLVEDNDELLIASHINRLKTLCRTWPLAILQNLIAMAVILGFSSLGDSRALLIEKTAACGVILFVALAIGIFLYHGVSRQKPLYQMKRWLGLLSLVLALATGPLLFIVARAHHGPSGWGSALALACTMWVTAAMLHPVRAAMLGYSFGFAFLAPVAAIAWGISVLPVLAGVGPAMLLLVVKAWRMGRLDYDTASVRAQEFGQGKQAVKMIAEFEEHGTGWFWETDRRGRLTYLSRKVAEDLRASGLDSTGRMLTEIFQMDPSAPGTERTLSFHMASRTSFSDYTVCTVADGPEAERWWSISGRPIIDGIGRFRGFIGSGSDLTEKRRSEAEITRLALFDSLTGLANRQRMKLSLDKTLKQSLSPYRPTALFLMDLDRFKAVNDTLGHQAGDLLLQQVARRLEQVVGDVGLVGRLGGDEFQILLPGIDARDRLASLASEIIATLSHPYEIQGNEVTIGCSIGIAIAPHDGADSQTLIRNADLGLYAAKGDGRGVHRFYAEAMLEGARSRKRMEEDLRIAISQGQFQLAYQPIVSTRDSQIVGYEALLRWNHPTQGDISPVQFVPVAEECGLIEQIGEWVLRTACTEAAGWPLPARVAVNVSSIQFAKPHLPALVAQALAQSGLTPSRLELEITESVFLNDDQESQRQFAALKALGIRLALDDFGTGYSSLGYLRHAPFDKIKIDQSFVRGAIRTGSRNAAIIRAIVTLADTLGMETTAEGVEIQDEIALIRDLGCSHIQGYVYGRPTTVSEVHRMLGERGGRAEPVGLKSNRSPRIKILRTAQILSGSATIDVRIRDLSTTGTMVEGLPPAYIVGGAAVGVRLGTDKPLRGYIRWEREGRVGIAFASPLPEDHPWLEPPEAEEPHRHMA; this is encoded by the coding sequence GTGACCACCGACCGAATACCGCTGCTGGCCCTGATCGGTCTTGTCGAGGACAATGACGAGCTGCTGATCGCGTCGCATATCAATCGGTTGAAGACTTTGTGCCGGACATGGCCATTGGCCATTCTGCAGAATCTGATCGCGATGGCCGTGATACTCGGCTTCAGTTCTCTGGGTGATTCGCGCGCGTTGTTGATCGAGAAGACGGCGGCGTGCGGCGTTATCTTGTTCGTCGCGCTGGCGATCGGGATTTTTCTTTATCACGGCGTTTCACGACAAAAGCCGCTTTACCAGATGAAGCGGTGGCTCGGCCTGTTGAGCCTGGTCCTCGCCTTGGCGACCGGCCCGCTGCTCTTCATCGTCGCGCGGGCGCATCATGGGCCCAGCGGATGGGGCTCGGCGCTGGCGCTCGCCTGCACGATGTGGGTGACGGCGGCGATGCTGCATCCGGTGCGGGCGGCGATGCTCGGCTATTCCTTCGGCTTCGCCTTCCTGGCGCCGGTCGCGGCGATCGCCTGGGGCATATCGGTCCTGCCGGTCCTGGCGGGGGTCGGGCCGGCCATGTTGCTGCTCGTCGTCAAGGCGTGGCGCATGGGCCGGCTGGATTATGATACCGCCAGCGTCAGGGCGCAGGAATTCGGCCAGGGGAAACAGGCGGTCAAGATGATCGCCGAGTTCGAGGAACATGGCACCGGCTGGTTCTGGGAAACCGATCGGCGGGGACGGCTGACCTATCTGTCCCGGAAAGTCGCCGAGGATCTGCGCGCATCGGGTCTGGATTCCACGGGGCGGATGCTGACCGAGATCTTCCAGATGGACCCCTCCGCACCGGGGACCGAGCGGACCCTGTCGTTCCACATGGCGTCGCGCACCAGCTTTTCCGACTATACGGTCTGCACGGTGGCCGACGGCCCCGAGGCCGAACGCTGGTGGTCGATCTCGGGCCGTCCGATCATCGACGGCATCGGGCGGTTCCGGGGTTTCATCGGCTCGGGCTCCGACCTGACAGAGAAGCGCCGGTCGGAGGCGGAAATCACCCGCCTCGCCCTGTTCGACAGCCTGACCGGGCTGGCCAATCGCCAGCGGATGAAGCTGTCGCTCGACAAGACGCTGAAGCAATCGCTCAGCCCCTATCGCCCGACCGCGCTGTTCCTGATGGACCTGGACCGCTTCAAGGCGGTCAACGACACGCTGGGCCATCAGGCGGGCGACCTGTTGCTGCAACAGGTCGCGCGGCGGCTGGAGCAGGTGGTCGGCGATGTCGGGCTGGTCGGACGGCTGGGCGGCGACGAGTTCCAGATCCTGCTGCCCGGCATCGATGCACGCGACCGCCTGGCCTCGCTCGCCAGCGAGATCATCGCGACCCTCTCCCACCCCTATGAGATCCAGGGCAACGAGGTGACGATCGGCTGTTCGATCGGCATCGCGATCGCCCCCCATGACGGCGCGGATTCGCAGACGCTGATCCGCAACGCCGATCTGGGGCTCTACGCCGCCAAGGGCGACGGGCGCGGCGTCCATCGCTTCTATGCCGAAGCGATGCTGGAGGGCGCACGCAGCCGCAAGCGGATGGAGGAGGACCTGCGCATCGCCATCTCGCAGGGCCAGTTCCAACTCGCCTATCAGCCCATCGTGTCGACCCGCGATTCGCAGATCGTCGGCTATGAGGCGCTGCTGCGCTGGAACCACCCGACGCAAGGCGACATCTCGCCCGTGCAATTCGTGCCCGTGGCGGAGGAATGCGGGCTGATCGAGCAGATCGGCGAATGGGTGTTGCGCACCGCCTGTACCGAGGCGGCGGGCTGGCCGCTGCCGGCGCGGGTCGCGGTCAACGTCTCGTCGATCCAGTTCGCCAAGCCGCATCTGCCGGCGCTCGTCGCCCAGGCGCTGGCGCAGTCGGGGCTCACGCCGTCGCGGCTGGAGCTGGAGATCACCGAGAGCGTGTTCCTGAACGACGACCAGGAGTCGCAACGCCAGTTTGCCGCGCTCAAGGCGCTGGGCATCCGGCTGGCGCTCGACGATTTCGGCACGGGCTATTCCTCGCTCGGCTATCTGCGCCATGCGCCGTTCGACAAGATCAAGATCGACCAGTCCTTCGTGCGCGGCGCGATCCGGACCGGCAGCCGCAATGCGGCGATCATCCGGGCGATCGTGACCCTGGCCGACACGCTGGGCATGGAGACGACCGCCGAGGGGGTCGAGATTCAGGACGAGATCGCGTTGATCCGCGACCTGGGGTGCAGCCATATCCAGGGCTATGTCTATGGCAGGCCCACCACCGTGTCCGAGGTTCACCGGATGCTGGGGGAACGGGGCGGTCGCGCCGAGCCGGTCGGGCTCAAGTCCAATCGCTCCCCGCGTATCAAGATCCTGCGGACCGCCCAGATCCTGTCGGGCAGCGCGACGATCGACGTTCGGATCCGCGACCTGTCGACCACCGGTACGATGGTCGAGGGGCTTCCCCCCGCCTATATCGTGGGCGGAGCGGCGGTAGGAGTGCGCCTGGGCACGGACAAGCCCTTGCGGGGCTATATCCGCTGGGAACGCGAAGGCCGGGTCGGTATCGCCTTCGCATCCCCCCTGCCCGAGGATCACCCCTGGCTGGAACCCCCCGAAGCCGAGGAACCACATCGCCATATGGCGTAA